Proteins from a single region of Rhipicephalus sanguineus isolate Rsan-2018 chromosome 5, BIME_Rsan_1.4, whole genome shotgun sequence:
- the LOC119394717 gene encoding uncharacterized protein LOC119394717, translating into MPSEPGAALGKIFTICASSEAVTSSKSSLLTGDHLQAKASTSWAQDSDFSDREVAVSPAPANTSLLKESSSLPPWLTACESKVFDNQMKILVELKSMRTLLTANKSTRVLVLPEDCPTIPASTVADVQAIEEYLSSQEHMELLTNYCSRFGGTDFQDTVRILLRNLMTKAASLQFSWKGSRGRKNAFAELKNINNMILACLRAHYPEQASLTKCSVVVKRWLIGAQDREGGRNRRRQSSQAGVANTLLEE; encoded by the exons ATGCCATCCGAACCTGGCGCAGCATTGGGCAAGATCTTCACTATTTGTGCTAGTTCCGAAGCTGTCACCTCTTCAAAGTCGtcacttttgacaggggacc ATCTTCAAGCCAAAGCAAGCACATCTTGGGCTCAGGACAGTGACTTTTCTGACCGTGAAGTTGCTGTTTCACCTG CCCCTGCAAACACAAGTCTTTTGAAAGAGAGCAGCAGCCTGCCTCCATGGCTCACTG CCTGTGAAAGCAAAGTTTTTGATAACCAAATGAAGATACTAGTCGAGCTGAAGAGCATGAGGACACTGCTGACTGCGAACAAATCAACTAGAGTTTTAGTGTTGCCCGAAGACTGCCCGACAATACCTGCTTCAACAGTGGCAGATGTTCAAGCCATTGAAGAGTACCTTTCCTCCCAAGAACACATGGAGCTGCTG ACAAACTACTGTTCAAGATTTGGCGGCACAGACTTCCAGGACACGGTGCGAATACTTTTGCGAAACTTGATGACCAAAGCAGCATCTTTGCAATTCAGCTGGAAAGGCTCTCGTGGCAGGAAGAACGCATTTGCTGAGCTTAAGAACATTAACAACATGATCCTGG CCTGCCTTAGAGCTCATTACCCCGAACAAGCATCTCTCACGAAGTGCAGCGTTGTGGTAAAGCGCTGGCTCATTGGTGCCCAAGATCGTGAAGGCGGCCGAAACCGGAGGCGCCAGTCGTCTCAAGCAGGAGTGGCAAACACACTCTTGGAGGAATAA